From the genome of Papaver somniferum cultivar HN1 chromosome 2, ASM357369v1, whole genome shotgun sequence, one region includes:
- the LOC113350668 gene encoding zinc finger BED domain-containing protein RICESLEEPER 2-like: MSVEEDHDDVMSEEDITVVESMTSQEHASKKRKFTSKVWNDFDWSRYKDGKEKATCKHCRKEYAYDNQKGGTSTMSRHLKKFPRLKMQDVGQLLLSTNNGELATRARKIDQSKFRDLVARLIIDGLTEIDPAVIKIRLAVKYLKGSQRRKQNFLDTVSYLGMSVKMGVRQDVKTRWNSTYLMLQSCISYEKVFTHLRLVDSDYAESPNGEEWDQIKVVTKFLKVFYDLTTLFSGNKYPTSNFYFDGVCQIKVLLDQETTNDIEFIRNMAKKMQEKFAKYWKKLSPILAMAVVLDPRLKFEFVEFTLEKVYPVEREMKKEVDIIRKRMAALYKEYHTASTLRGSTTTNETQNSGIVNGGNSGRNGSAFMQVIFL; this comes from the exons ATGTCAGTTGAAGAAGACCATGACgatgtcatgagtgaagaggataTCACAGTAGTAGAGTCGATGACAAGTCAAGAGCatgcttcaaagaaaaggaaatttaCATCAAAAGTATGGAATGATTTTGATTGGTCACGATACAAAGATGGTAAAGAAAAGGCTACGTGCAAGCATTGTAGGAAGGAATATGCTTATGACAATCAGAAAGGAGGAACATCAACTATGTCAAGGCATTTAAAGAAGTTCCCTAGACTGAAGATGCAAGATGTGGGGCAACTTTTGTTATCTACAAATAATGGAGAACTGGCTACTCGTGCACGCAAAATAGATCAATCAAAGTTTCGGGATTTAGTTGCAAGACTAATTATTG ATGGACTGACAGAGATTGATCCAGCAGTAATCAAGATAAGGTTAGCAGTGAAGTACCTTAAAGGTtcacaaagaagaaaacaaaatttcttGGATACTGTCAGCTATTTAGGAATGTCAGTAAAGATGGGTGTTCGACAAGATGTTAAGACAAGATGGAATTCTACTTATCTTATGTTGCAAAGTTGTATTTCGTATGAAAAAGTCTTCACTCATTTGAGGTTGGTGGACTCTGACTATGCAGAGTCTCCTAATGGGGAAGAATGGGATCAAATCAAAGTGGTCACGAAGTTTCTCAAGGTCTTTTATGACCTCACGACTCTATTCTCTGGAAACAAGTATCCTActtctaatttttattttgatggggtTTGTCAGATTAAAGTATTATTAGATCAAGAGACAACTAATGACATTGAGTTCATCAGAAACATGGCgaagaaaatgcaagaaaaatttgccaagtaTTGGAAAAAATTGAGTCCAATATTGGCAATGGCAGTCGTTTTAGACCCTCGATTGAAGTTTGAATTTGTAGAGTTTACTTTAGAAAAGGTGTATCCTGTTGAGCGTGAAATGAAGAAGGAAGTTGATATTATTAGAAAAAGGATGGCGGCACTCTATAAAGAGTATCATACGGCGTCAACTTTAAGAGGTTCGACAACAACCAATGAAACTCAGAATTCAGGTATTGTAAATGGTGGGAATTCTGGACGCAATGGAAGTGCTTTTATGCAGGTGATATTTCTTTAA